One stretch of Microvirga lotononidis DNA includes these proteins:
- a CDS encoding PhzF family phenazine biosynthesis protein → MSRRFVTLDVFTSQRFAGNPLAVVLEAEGLDTDGMQAIAKEFNLSETVFVLPPSEPRQRADIRIFTPARELPFAGHPTVGTAVLLALLDRNGQAGAVAFGLKEQVGIVPCAVEIENAAGGTARFRLPRLPFVWGEGKESADCAWALGLDPKEIGFGQHVPSRHSAGVAYDLVPVSSLEALVRSKPHGEAFDKAFGDSDHPSAYVYARVPGAEGLRFRARMYGPGMGIAEDPATGSAAAAFAGALMQCEPLGDGEHNIVIEQGVEMGRPSEIMLQMIIKSGALVSAEIGGQAVMVSRGEILS, encoded by the coding sequence ATGTCCCGTCGCTTTGTCACCCTTGATGTCTTCACATCCCAGCGCTTTGCCGGGAATCCTCTCGCTGTCGTTCTGGAGGCCGAAGGCTTGGATACGGATGGAATGCAGGCCATCGCGAAGGAGTTCAATCTCTCCGAGACCGTCTTCGTTCTCCCTCCGTCCGAGCCGCGCCAGCGCGCCGATATCCGCATCTTCACCCCGGCCCGAGAGCTTCCCTTCGCCGGGCATCCCACTGTCGGGACGGCGGTCCTTTTGGCGCTGCTCGACCGGAACGGGCAGGCGGGTGCCGTCGCCTTCGGCCTGAAGGAGCAGGTCGGCATCGTTCCCTGCGCGGTCGAGATTGAGAATGCGGCAGGCGGCACGGCGCGCTTCCGCCTGCCGCGCCTGCCCTTCGTCTGGGGCGAGGGCAAGGAGAGCGCCGATTGCGCCTGGGCGCTCGGCCTCGACCCGAAGGAGATCGGCTTCGGCCAGCATGTCCCGAGCCGCCATTCGGCCGGTGTGGCCTACGATCTCGTCCCTGTCTCGTCCCTGGAGGCCCTGGTGCGCTCCAAGCCCCATGGGGAAGCCTTCGACAAGGCGTTCGGCGACAGCGATCATCCGTCCGCCTATGTCTATGCCCGCGTGCCCGGCGCCGAGGGTCTCAGGTTCCGCGCCCGCATGTACGGGCCGGGCATGGGCATTGCCGAGGATCCGGCCACCGGCTCCGCCGCCGCGGCTTTCGCCGGCGCCCTCATGCAATGCGAACCCCTGGGCGACGGCGAGCACAACATCGTCATTGAGCAGGGCGTCGAAATGGGACGCCCGAGTGAGATCATGCTTCAGATGATCATCAAGAGCGGCGCCCTCGTTTCAGCGGAAATCGGGGGGCAGGCCGTGATGGTGAGCCGCGGCGAGATCCTGTCGTGA
- a CDS encoding cytochrome c3 family protein gives MAQLFTPAATTLFRVMIVLTGLGVVAAGAAAYVWARSGSTWNVGKPASQPVPFRHDLHSGSLGIDCRYCHPTVERAADAGMPSAQTCMSCHSQVWIGASVLEPIRSSFLLGQPIEWTSVHRLPDYAYFNHAVHVTKGVACETCHGRVDQMPKTVKTQTMSMGWCLDCHRDPTPHLRPREAVFSMGYEPHGKDLPDDVRVFYQEASRRLVSCSTCHR, from the coding sequence ATGGCGCAGCTCTTCACACCGGCGGCCACCACTCTGTTTCGGGTGATGATCGTGCTCACCGGCCTGGGCGTCGTCGCTGCGGGCGCGGCGGCTTATGTTTGGGCACGCTCCGGAAGCACCTGGAATGTGGGGAAACCCGCGTCGCAGCCGGTGCCATTCCGGCACGATCTCCACAGCGGATCGCTGGGCATCGATTGCCGCTATTGCCATCCGACCGTCGAGCGTGCGGCTGATGCGGGCATGCCGTCCGCCCAGACCTGCATGTCGTGCCATTCGCAGGTATGGATCGGTGCAAGCGTGCTGGAGCCCATCAGATCGAGCTTTCTCCTCGGACAGCCGATCGAATGGACTTCGGTCCATCGCCTGCCGGATTATGCCTATTTCAATCACGCCGTTCACGTGACCAAGGGAGTGGCCTGCGAGACCTGTCACGGCCGTGTGGACCAGATGCCGAAGACGGTGAAGACCCAGACCATGTCCATGGGGTGGTGCTTGGACTGCCATCGCGATCCGACGCCTCATCTTCGACCGCGCGAGGCCGTGTTCTCGATGGGATACGAGCCGCATGGCAAGGACCTGCCGGACGATGTGCGGGTGTTCTATCAGGAGGCGTCCCGGCGCCTCGTCAGCTGCAGCACATGCCACCGGTAG
- a CDS encoding FdhF/YdeP family oxidoreductase, producing the protein MNDESKIQPYSGPAGGWGSVRSVESILTKEGRLVSGNAILLKQNKPDGYACVSCAWAKPANPHPFEYCENGAKATAWELTTKRVTPEFFAEHTVSDLRTWTDHDLEEAGRLTHPMRFDAGSDTYVPVSWEDAFHEIGQELKSFDPREVVFYTSGRASLETSYMWALFARLYGTNNLPDSSNMCHESTSVALPKSIGVPVGTVILDDFEKTDCILFFGQNVGTSSPRMLHPLQDASKRGVPIITFNPIKERGLERFTNPQAPTEMLTGSETRISSQYHQVKIGGDIAALMGMAKSLIEADDRAREAGGKPILDHAFIAEHTHGFEEFAQAARQASWPDLERRSGLPQEALEAAATVYSQANAAMGIYGMGLTQHKAGVENVQMLVNLLLLRGNIGKPGAGICPVRGHSNVQGQRTVGISEKPELVPLDKLKEQYSFEPPRWKGLSTVETCEAIINGDVKAFVALGGNFVRAVPETAAMEEAWPRLRLSVQISTKLNRNHLIPGEISYILPCLGRIEIDEQETGPQAVSVEDSTACIHGSKGIAKPASSDLLSEPRIVAEIAKATLPVNDNVPWDEWVADYARVRDAIEETYPEDFRGFNERMWQPGGFHRPIAARERRWKTETGKANFTTPKSLEADLGIAEQDANILKLMTLRSNDQFNTTVYGYYDRFRGVRGTRMVLFMNRNDIARLNLAEGDLVTLTTAVDDGVMRQVNGLRVTPYDIPEGCCGAYYPECNPLIPVWHHADESKVPAAKSIPIRITLMQEKQPEAAE; encoded by the coding sequence ATGAACGATGAGTCGAAGATCCAACCCTATTCCGGTCCCGCAGGTGGATGGGGATCCGTGAGATCCGTCGAGAGCATTCTGACGAAGGAGGGGCGGCTCGTCAGCGGCAACGCGATCCTGCTCAAGCAGAACAAGCCTGACGGTTATGCCTGCGTGAGCTGTGCCTGGGCCAAGCCGGCGAATCCGCATCCATTCGAATATTGCGAGAATGGCGCCAAGGCGACGGCATGGGAACTCACCACGAAACGGGTTACGCCCGAGTTTTTTGCCGAGCATACCGTCTCCGACCTCAGGACCTGGACCGATCACGACCTCGAGGAGGCCGGGCGCCTGACACATCCCATGCGCTTCGATGCCGGCTCGGATACCTATGTGCCGGTGAGCTGGGAAGATGCGTTCCATGAGATCGGCCAGGAGCTGAAGAGTTTCGATCCGCGCGAGGTTGTGTTCTACACCTCCGGCCGCGCCTCGCTCGAGACCTCCTATATGTGGGCGCTGTTCGCCCGGCTCTATGGCACCAACAATCTGCCGGACTCCTCTAACATGTGCCACGAGAGCACCTCGGTCGCTCTGCCGAAAAGCATCGGCGTTCCCGTGGGAACCGTGATCCTCGACGACTTCGAGAAGACGGATTGCATTCTGTTCTTCGGTCAGAATGTCGGCACCAGCAGCCCGCGCATGCTCCATCCGCTCCAGGATGCCTCGAAGCGGGGCGTCCCCATCATCACCTTCAACCCGATCAAGGAACGTGGTCTCGAGCGCTTCACCAACCCACAGGCGCCGACCGAGATGCTGACGGGTTCCGAAACCCGCATCTCGTCGCAATATCATCAGGTCAAGATCGGCGGCGACATCGCTGCGCTCATGGGAATGGCCAAGTCCCTGATCGAGGCCGACGACCGCGCCAGGGAGGCTGGCGGCAAGCCGATCCTCGATCATGCATTCATCGCCGAGCATACCCACGGCTTCGAGGAGTTTGCCCAAGCCGCTCGACAGGCCTCGTGGCCCGACCTGGAACGACGCTCCGGTTTGCCGCAGGAGGCCCTGGAAGCTGCTGCGACCGTGTATTCCCAGGCCAACGCCGCCATGGGCATCTACGGCATGGGGCTGACCCAGCACAAAGCCGGCGTCGAGAACGTCCAGATGCTCGTCAACCTGCTGCTGCTGCGCGGCAATATCGGCAAGCCCGGCGCCGGTATCTGTCCGGTGCGCGGCCATTCCAACGTGCAGGGACAGCGCACGGTCGGCATCTCGGAGAAGCCCGAGCTCGTGCCTCTCGACAAGCTCAAGGAGCAGTACAGCTTCGAGCCGCCGCGCTGGAAGGGCCTGTCGACGGTCGAGACCTGCGAAGCGATCATCAATGGCGATGTAAAGGCCTTCGTCGCTCTCGGTGGGAACTTCGTGCGAGCCGTGCCGGAGACGGCCGCCATGGAAGAGGCTTGGCCGCGCCTGCGCCTTTCCGTGCAGATCTCGACCAAGCTCAATCGCAATCACCTCATTCCCGGTGAGATTTCCTATATCTTGCCGTGCCTCGGGCGCATCGAGATCGACGAACAGGAAACGGGGCCCCAGGCTGTATCCGTCGAGGATTCGACGGCCTGCATTCACGGATCCAAGGGCATCGCCAAGCCGGCAAGTTCCGATCTTCTCTCCGAGCCGCGCATCGTCGCGGAAATCGCCAAGGCGACGCTGCCGGTAAACGACAATGTCCCCTGGGATGAATGGGTGGCCGATTATGCTCGCGTTCGAGATGCGATCGAGGAAACCTATCCGGAAGACTTCCGTGGCTTCAACGAGCGCATGTGGCAGCCGGGAGGTTTCCACCGCCCCATCGCGGCACGCGAGCGGCGATGGAAAACCGAAACGGGCAAGGCGAACTTCACGACACCCAAGAGTCTGGAGGCGGATCTCGGAATTGCCGAGCAGGATGCCAATATCCTCAAACTCATGACGTTGCGCTCCAACGATCAGTTCAACACGACGGTCTACGGTTACTACGACCGGTTCAGAGGCGTGCGCGGCACGCGCATGGTCCTCTTCATGAACAGAAATGACATTGCTCGCCTGAATCTGGCGGAAGGCGATCTCGTAACGCTGACGACCGCTGTCGACGACGGCGTGATGCGTCAGGTGAACGGCTTGCGCGTCACGCCCTACGACATTCCTGAAGGCTGCTGCGGGGCCTACTATCCAGAGTGCAATCCGCTGATCCCTGTCTGGCATCACGCGGATGAGAGCAAGGTTCCGGCAGCGAAATCCATTCCGATCCGGATCACCTTGATGCAGGAAAAGCAGCCGGAGGCAGCAGAATGA
- the nrfD gene encoding NrfD/PsrC family molybdoenzyme membrane anchor subunit, translated as MTSEAQAVTRTVAEVPLARRFGVLWWGALLASGALVLLLGYTLVSVTLVGVGVWGINIPFVWGFDLINYAWWIGIANGASLFAAILVLRRHDLRTAVNRFAEGVAFFAVICAGIFPIIHLGRPWLFYWVFPYPATFEVWPQFRSTLTWDFWAISTHAIVTSLLWYVGLIPDLATLRDRARSRNVKRLYGVFALGWRGSVRDWAYHQRAYRLVAILVLPLILIMQSTVAFEFAVTLVPDWHETRQPLHFVATGLAQGLSIVLLVAVLLRWGLRLGPYIDEGDIDLLGRLVLASALVSAYLYVDEIVAALLADGIAQEATFNRLTGDYAGLYWTAIVYSILIPQLLWLKAARRSTLACVFVGFSIGVGIWFDRFSIIVGGLQTDYLPSIWRTYSPTLAETGLFLGTIGLFAALLLLFVRFLPVVSMFETRHDEHEEKSS; from the coding sequence ATGACCAGCGAGGCCCAGGCCGTCACCAGAACCGTCGCGGAAGTCCCGCTCGCCCGCCGCTTCGGCGTGCTCTGGTGGGGCGCTCTACTGGCGTCGGGAGCGCTCGTGCTGCTCCTCGGCTACACGCTGGTCTCGGTTACGCTCGTGGGAGTCGGAGTCTGGGGCATCAACATCCCGTTCGTCTGGGGCTTCGACCTGATCAACTACGCCTGGTGGATCGGCATCGCCAACGGCGCGAGCCTCTTCGCGGCCATCCTGGTGCTGCGACGCCACGATCTGCGCACGGCGGTGAACCGCTTCGCGGAAGGCGTGGCGTTCTTCGCGGTCATCTGCGCGGGGATCTTCCCGATCATCCATCTCGGGCGCCCCTGGCTGTTCTACTGGGTGTTCCCGTACCCGGCGACCTTCGAGGTCTGGCCGCAATTCCGCAGCACCCTGACCTGGGACTTCTGGGCGATCAGCACCCATGCCATCGTCACCAGCCTGCTCTGGTATGTCGGTCTCATTCCAGATCTCGCGACCCTGCGCGACCGCGCCCGGAGCAGGAACGTCAAGCGCCTCTACGGCGTCTTCGCCCTCGGCTGGCGCGGATCGGTGCGGGACTGGGCCTATCATCAGCGCGCCTATCGCCTCGTCGCGATCCTGGTGCTGCCCCTGATCCTCATCATGCAGAGCACGGTGGCGTTCGAATTCGCCGTGACCCTCGTGCCCGACTGGCACGAGACGCGCCAGCCGCTCCACTTCGTCGCCACGGGCCTTGCGCAGGGATTGTCCATCGTTCTCCTCGTCGCCGTGCTGCTGCGCTGGGGGCTGCGGCTGGGACCGTATATCGACGAGGGCGACATCGACCTCCTGGGCAGGCTCGTCCTCGCGAGCGCTCTTGTGTCGGCCTATCTCTATGTCGACGAGATCGTCGCGGCGCTCCTCGCTGACGGGATCGCCCAGGAAGCCACCTTCAACCGCCTGACGGGCGACTATGCGGGCCTCTACTGGACGGCCATCGTGTACAGCATCCTGATCCCGCAGCTCCTCTGGCTCAAGGCCGCGCGCCGGAGCACGCTCGCATGCGTCTTCGTGGGCTTCTCCATCGGCGTCGGCATCTGGTTCGACCGCTTCTCGATCATCGTCGGCGGGCTCCAGACCGATTACTTGCCGTCGATCTGGCGCACCTACAGCCCAACCCTTGCCGAGACGGGGCTCTTCCTTGGAACCATCGGATTGTTCGCGGCCCTCCTGCTGCTCTTCGTGCGCTTCCTGCCCGTGGTCTCCATGTTCGAGACCCGCCATGACGAACATGAGGAGAAATCGTCATGA
- a CDS encoding 2-isopropylmalate synthase, translating into MTASVSGSSKDRVLIFDTTLRDGEQCPGATMTLEEKLEVAELLDTMGVDIIEAGFPIASNGDFEAVSLIAKQVRRATVAGLARAISADIARAGEAVRHAARPRIHTFVSTSPIHLAHQMRKSEEEVLEIITKTVTQARNLIEDIEWSAMDATRTPIDYLCRCVEAAIRAGATTINLPDTVGYATPDEYRAMFRAVRERVPNADKAIFSAHCHNDLGLAVANSLAALEGGARQIECTLNGIGERAGNAALEEVVMAIRTRGDVLPYETGIEATMLTRASKLASAATSFPVQYNKAIVGRNAFAHESGIHQDGMLKNAQTYEIMTPESVGVTKTSLVMGKHSGRAAFRNKLEELGYSLADNQFQDAFERFKELADRKKHVYDEDIEALVDQNIATAHDRIKLVSLHIVAGTRGPQRATMRLQVDDKIVIEEQEGNGPVDATFNTIKALVPHEAVLELYQVHAVTEGTDAQAEVSVRLSADNRSVTSRAADPDTLVASAQAYLGALNKLMSRGARLHAQHAAE; encoded by the coding sequence ATGACCGCTTCCGTATCCGGCTCCTCCAAGGACCGCGTTCTGATCTTCGACACGACCCTGCGCGACGGCGAGCAATGCCCCGGCGCGACCATGACCCTGGAGGAGAAGCTCGAGGTTGCGGAACTGCTCGACACCATGGGCGTCGACATCATCGAGGCGGGATTCCCCATTGCCTCCAACGGCGATTTCGAGGCCGTCTCGCTGATCGCCAAGCAGGTGAGGCGGGCCACCGTCGCCGGTCTCGCCCGAGCCATCTCGGCCGACATCGCCCGGGCCGGCGAAGCCGTGCGCCACGCGGCACGGCCCCGCATTCACACCTTCGTGTCGACCTCGCCGATCCATCTGGCGCACCAGATGCGCAAGTCGGAAGAGGAGGTCCTGGAAATCATTACCAAGACCGTGACCCAGGCGCGCAACCTGATCGAGGACATCGAGTGGTCCGCCATGGATGCCACCCGCACGCCCATCGACTACCTGTGCCGCTGCGTCGAGGCCGCCATCAGGGCCGGAGCAACCACCATCAACCTGCCCGACACGGTGGGCTATGCCACGCCGGACGAATACCGCGCCATGTTCCGGGCCGTCCGCGAGCGCGTGCCGAATGCCGATAAGGCCATCTTCTCGGCCCATTGCCATAACGATCTGGGGCTCGCGGTCGCCAACTCCCTGGCGGCGCTGGAGGGCGGCGCCCGGCAGATCGAATGCACCCTCAACGGCATCGGCGAGCGCGCGGGCAACGCGGCCCTCGAAGAGGTCGTGATGGCGATCCGCACTCGCGGCGACGTACTTCCCTATGAGACCGGGATCGAGGCCACCATGCTGACCCGTGCCTCGAAGCTGGCATCGGCCGCCACCTCCTTCCCGGTGCAGTACAACAAGGCCATCGTGGGCCGGAACGCCTTCGCCCACGAGAGCGGCATCCACCAGGACGGCATGCTGAAGAACGCTCAGACCTACGAGATCATGACGCCCGAAAGCGTCGGCGTCACGAAAACCTCCCTGGTCATGGGCAAGCATTCCGGCCGTGCGGCCTTCCGCAACAAGCTGGAGGAGCTGGGCTACAGCTTGGCCGATAACCAGTTCCAGGATGCCTTCGAGCGGTTCAAGGAGCTCGCCGACCGCAAGAAGCACGTCTATGACGAGGACATCGAGGCCCTGGTCGACCAGAACATCGCTACGGCCCATGACCGCATCAAGCTGGTTTCCCTCCACATCGTGGCTGGAACCCGCGGACCGCAGCGGGCCACCATGCGGCTCCAGGTCGACGACAAGATCGTCATCGAGGAGCAGGAGGGCAACGGTCCGGTGGACGCCACCTTCAACACCATCAAGGCGCTCGTGCCTCACGAGGCGGTGTTGGAACTCTATCAGGTCCATGCGGTGACGGAGGGCACGGACGCTCAGGCCGAGGTTTCGGTGCGCCTCTCCGCCGACAACCGCAGCGTCACCTCGCGGGCGGCCGATCCGGACACCCTGGTCGCCTCGGCCCAGGCCTATCTGGGCGCCCTCAACAAGCTGATGAGCCGCGGCGCGCGCCTGCACGCCCAGCACGCGGCGGAGTAA
- a CDS encoding TAT-variant-translocated molybdopterin oxidoreductase translates to MPPVDAMGEEALLDLDTVKARLAKEAGPRLWRSLEELADLPEIRRYVEAEFPDIAQASAIDRRTLLRLMGASFALGGLAACNGSGAERNAPLLSQSRNMPGYTPGVPLTIATSLPLDGYGRGVLVKAQEGRPIKIEGNPLHPASLGAADVFAQAEILSLYDPDRSDAPLQNGSPRTWEDLTNFIRPVRNELVVGEGRGLHILMPPTSSPTLLRLMAQARQLFPLAQWHVFSPVDDEGRRSAATATFGKHLDLVYDLTQADVVVTVGGDLFAEEAGHLRYAAEYQARRRMQDRALPRLTAVETRPSLVGARADERIALRPRDIEAFVQALASALGAGPAPADPPHPSVLKLADDLRRAGPRGLVVAGREQPARIHGLVHAINANIGVFGTTVRAIEPVRAVAGDARTLADLATAIEADEVSRLLILGGNPVYTAPADIDLAALIRRVPLSLHLGQHRDETAMVCHWHVPEAHPLESWGDLRAFDGTVGLRQPATVPLKPGLSPEEFLGLMAGQNLDGQALVQATWREAWGDGGFEERWARSLEDGVIEGSASPAVALTDRFDVTAETAAPTRAAGIDVVFAPDPSVWDGSYANNGWLQELPKPLTKQVWGNAALIGPETASVFGLSSGDAVDLNVEGRVIRAPVWVMPGHAPGSVTLTLGYGRRQAGRIGNGIGFDAYAVRPSRRPWIASGEIRKAGEKIPVISTQQHHSLQGRDIVRMVASDKEAVETAEEQPSLYPDWSYEGHAWGMAIDLDACIGCNACVIACQSENNIAVVGPEEVARGREMHWLRVDRYHAGDPANPDTYFQPVPCMHCEKAPCEVVCPVNATVHSAEGLNDMVYNRCIGTRTCSNNCPYKVRRFNFLDYQGTDYTASPDAMNPQVTVRDRGVMEKCTYCVQRIGAARADARIEDRPLRDGEIVTACQQACPTQAIVFGDVNDPGSAVSRLKGRPRNYALLGTLNTRPRTTYLARIEPSSENG, encoded by the coding sequence ATGCCACCGGTAGATGCGATGGGTGAGGAAGCGTTACTCGATCTCGACACCGTGAAGGCCCGCCTCGCGAAGGAGGCGGGCCCAAGGCTGTGGCGCAGTCTGGAAGAGCTGGCCGATCTTCCGGAAATCCGCCGTTACGTGGAAGCCGAGTTTCCAGATATCGCGCAGGCCTCCGCCATCGACCGGAGGACCTTGCTCAGGCTGATGGGCGCCTCTTTCGCCCTGGGAGGGCTCGCAGCCTGCAACGGCAGCGGCGCTGAAAGAAACGCTCCGCTCCTGTCCCAGAGCCGCAACATGCCGGGCTATACACCCGGTGTCCCGCTCACGATCGCCACGTCGCTGCCGTTGGACGGTTATGGCCGCGGCGTCCTCGTGAAGGCCCAGGAGGGACGGCCGATCAAGATCGAAGGCAATCCGCTGCATCCGGCGAGCCTCGGGGCAGCGGACGTGTTTGCCCAGGCCGAGATTCTATCCCTCTACGATCCGGACCGCTCCGATGCTCCGCTGCAGAACGGTTCGCCGCGAACGTGGGAGGATCTGACGAACTTCATCCGCCCCGTGCGCAACGAGCTCGTCGTCGGCGAGGGGCGGGGACTGCACATCCTGATGCCGCCGACCTCGTCGCCAACCTTGCTCCGGCTGATGGCACAGGCGCGGCAACTCTTTCCCTTGGCGCAATGGCACGTGTTCTCGCCGGTCGACGATGAGGGCAGGCGAAGCGCCGCGACGGCCACGTTCGGTAAGCATCTGGATCTCGTCTACGACCTGACCCAAGCGGACGTCGTCGTTACCGTGGGAGGCGATCTTTTCGCCGAGGAGGCGGGGCACCTGCGATACGCGGCCGAGTATCAGGCGCGGCGAAGGATGCAGGACCGGGCGCTGCCCCGTCTCACGGCCGTGGAGACGAGGCCCAGCCTCGTGGGAGCGCGCGCGGACGAGCGCATTGCTCTCCGGCCCAGGGATATCGAAGCCTTCGTGCAAGCGCTCGCCTCCGCCCTGGGAGCGGGTCCTGCGCCTGCCGATCCTCCGCATCCGTCCGTCTTGAAACTCGCGGACGACCTGCGCCGCGCGGGACCACGGGGTCTGGTCGTGGCAGGGCGTGAGCAGCCGGCCCGCATCCATGGGCTCGTCCACGCGATCAACGCCAATATTGGTGTATTCGGAACGACGGTCCGCGCCATCGAACCGGTCAGGGCGGTGGCGGGCGATGCGCGTACGCTGGCCGATCTCGCGACTGCCATCGAAGCGGATGAAGTCTCCCGTCTCCTCATCCTCGGCGGGAATCCGGTTTATACCGCGCCGGCCGATATCGATCTGGCGGCGCTCATCCGGCGGGTGCCCCTGTCGCTGCATCTGGGCCAGCATCGGGACGAGACGGCCATGGTATGCCATTGGCATGTGCCGGAAGCTCATCCCCTCGAGAGCTGGGGCGACCTGCGGGCCTTCGACGGCACGGTGGGCCTGCGGCAGCCCGCGACCGTGCCGCTCAAACCGGGATTGAGCCCCGAGGAATTCCTCGGCCTCATGGCGGGGCAAAACCTGGACGGGCAGGCGCTTGTGCAGGCCACGTGGCGCGAGGCCTGGGGGGACGGCGGCTTCGAGGAGCGCTGGGCCCGCTCTCTCGAAGACGGCGTGATCGAGGGATCGGCGTCGCCGGCGGTCGCGTTGACCGATCGGTTCGATGTGACGGCTGAAACGGCAGCTCCTACCAGGGCGGCTGGAATCGACGTGGTATTCGCTCCGGACCCATCCGTCTGGGACGGCTCCTATGCGAACAATGGGTGGCTCCAGGAGCTGCCGAAGCCCCTGACGAAGCAGGTCTGGGGCAATGCGGCCCTCATCGGACCGGAGACGGCGTCCGTGTTCGGATTGTCGTCGGGCGATGCGGTCGACCTGAATGTGGAGGGGCGGGTTATCCGTGCGCCGGTCTGGGTCATGCCGGGCCATGCGCCCGGTTCCGTGACCCTGACCCTCGGCTACGGCCGTCGGCAGGCCGGCAGGATCGGCAACGGCATCGGGTTCGATGCCTATGCGGTGCGTCCCTCCCGTCGGCCCTGGATCGCTTCGGGCGAGATCAGGAAGGCCGGTGAGAAGATCCCGGTGATCTCGACGCAGCAGCACCATTCGCTCCAGGGTCGCGACATCGTGCGTATGGTCGCATCCGACAAGGAAGCCGTCGAGACGGCGGAAGAGCAGCCCTCGCTCTATCCGGACTGGTCCTACGAGGGGCACGCCTGGGGCATGGCCATCGATCTCGATGCCTGCATCGGCTGCAACGCCTGCGTCATCGCATGCCAGTCCGAGAACAACATCGCGGTCGTCGGGCCGGAGGAGGTGGCCAGGGGACGGGAGATGCATTGGCTGCGGGTCGATCGCTACCATGCAGGGGATCCGGCCAATCCCGACACGTATTTCCAGCCCGTGCCCTGCATGCATTGCGAGAAGGCGCCCTGCGAGGTGGTCTGCCCGGTCAATGCGACGGTGCATTCGGCCGAGGGGCTCAACGACATGGTGTACAACCGCTGCATCGGCACGCGGACCTGCTCGAACAATTGCCCCTACAAGGTCCGGCGCTTCAACTTCCTCGATTACCAGGGCACGGACTACACCGCCTCGCCGGATGCCATGAACCCGCAGGTGACGGTTCGGGATCGCGGCGTCATGGAGAAATGCACCTATTGCGTCCAGCGCATCGGCGCGGCCCGCGCGGATGCGCGGATCGAGGACAGGCCTCTGCGCGACGGCGAGATCGTGACGGCCTGCCAGCAGGCCTGCCCGACGCAGGCCATCGTGTTCGGCGACGTGAACGATCCCGGCAGCGCCGTGAGCCGGCTCAAGGGAAGGCCTCGCAACTACGCCCTGCTCGGCACGCTGAACACGCGGCCGCGCACGACCTATCTCGCCCGCATCGAACCGTCCTCCGAGAACGGATAA
- a CDS encoding c-type cytochrome — MRLALVLLATGLLAACDSGTEERDGVASTRAVQRPYTAVPPGVVPQGTAARKAALAAPGPEVTRELLARGEERFRAFCVPCHGESGRGDGTIVSRGFPPPPSYHEERLISLAPEQIVQVITHGKGRMYPYADRVLPEERWAIAHYVKDLQARGTGSSSDQGTVRP, encoded by the coding sequence ATGAGACTAGCTCTCGTCCTCCTCGCGACCGGGCTTCTTGCGGCCTGCGACAGCGGCACGGAGGAGCGCGACGGGGTCGCGTCGACCCGCGCCGTCCAGCGGCCCTATACAGCTGTTCCCCCTGGCGTCGTGCCTCAGGGAACGGCGGCCAGGAAGGCGGCGCTTGCAGCCCCCGGGCCGGAGGTGACGCGGGAACTCCTGGCGCGGGGCGAGGAGCGGTTCCGGGCCTTCTGCGTCCCGTGCCACGGCGAGAGCGGGCGCGGTGATGGAACCATCGTCTCACGCGGCTTCCCGCCGCCGCCGTCCTATCACGAGGAGCGGCTTATCTCCCTGGCGCCGGAGCAGATCGTTCAGGTGATCACTCATGGCAAGGGCCGGATGTACCCCTACGCGGATCGCGTGCTGCCCGAGGAGCGTTGGGCCATCGCGCATTACGTAAAGGACCTGCAGGCTCGGGGAACAGGTTCGTCTTCCGATCAGGGGACGGTAAGGCCATGA
- a CDS encoding DUF3341 domain-containing protein, which translates to MTQRPYGLMAEFRTPDDLMHAVRAARRAGFTRIDAFSPFPLPDLANELGIRTSIIPWIAFVAALIGAGLQYGSQYWMNAVDYPLNVGGRPLNSWPTFIPSTLIVAILWAGAATLLGLLAILRLPRLHHPVFSVHGFERVTNDRFFLCVLGEDPLFDGEATRDFLQGLSPQAVREVPA; encoded by the coding sequence ATGACGCAGCGCCCGTACGGCCTCATGGCCGAGTTCAGGACGCCGGATGACCTGATGCACGCCGTCAGGGCGGCGAGACGCGCGGGCTTCACCAGGATCGATGCGTTCAGCCCCTTTCCGCTCCCCGACCTCGCCAATGAGCTCGGCATCCGCACCAGCATCATCCCCTGGATCGCGTTCGTGGCGGCGCTGATCGGCGCGGGACTCCAATACGGTTCCCAATACTGGATGAACGCCGTCGACTATCCCCTGAATGTCGGCGGACGCCCCCTCAACAGCTGGCCGACCTTCATCCCGTCGACCCTGATCGTCGCCATCCTCTGGGCCGGGGCCGCGACACTGCTCGGCCTGCTCGCAATCCTCCGGCTGCCCCGGCTTCATCACCCGGTCTTCTCCGTGCACGGCTTCGAGCGGGTCACCAACGACCGCTTCTTTCTCTGTGTTCTGGGCGAGGATCCGCTGTTCGACGGCGAAGCCACACGGGATTTTCTGCAAGGGCTGTCGCCGCAGGCAGTGCGGGAGGTTCCCGCATGA